GCTGTGGCGGGTGGTGCTACCCATCTCGATCCCGACGATGGTGGCATTCGGGATCATCACCGTCGTCAACGAATGGAACGAGTACCTCTGGCCGTTCCTCATGTCCGACGACGCCTCGGTGGCCCCGCTGCCGATCGGACTGACCTTGCTGCAGAACAACGACGGCTTCACCAACTGGGGGCCGGTCATGGCCGGGACGGTGCTGGCGATGCTGCCGATCCTGGTGATCTTCCTGCTCCTGCAACGACACATGATCAAGGGCCTCACCTCCGGTGCGGTCAAAGGCTGAATGGCGGCCGCCGATCACTGTGATCGGCGGAGAACCTGACTTCGAAGGAGTCGACACCCGTGCGTTATCCCACGTTCCACCAGAATCCGTCCGTCATGAACCGCCGCAACTTCCTCGGCCTCGCCGGCGCGGTGGCCGCCGGAGCGGCCCTCACCGCCTGCGCGGGAACGGGGTCGAGTTCCGGAGAATCCGGCGATGCGAACACCATCACGTTCTGGTCGAACCACCCCGGCAAGTCCCAGGACGTCGAGCGTGAGTTGATCGCGCGGTTCGAGGCCCAGCACCCGGACCTCACCGTCGATCTCGTGACCGGAGGCAAGAACTACGAGGAAGTGTCGCAGAAGTTCAACGCCGCGCTGTCCGGGGGCGAGTTGCCGGACGTGATCGTGCTCTCCGATGTGTGGTGGTTCAATTACGCTCTCACCGGCGCCATCACACCACTCGACGGGCTGTTCGACGAGGTCGGTGTGGATTCCGGGGACTACGTCGATTCCCTGCTGGCGGACTACCTGTTCCAGGGCGAGCACTTCGCGCTCCCCTACGCGCGGTCGACGCCGCTGTTCTACTACAACCGACAGATCTGGGAACAGGCGGGACTTCCGGATCGCGGGCCCGCGACCTGGGCCGAGTTCGACGAGTGGGGCCCGGAACTGCAGCGAGTGGTGGGCGGAGGCAAGTTCGCCCACGGCTGGGGGAACGCGACGGACTATCTGGGCTGGACTTTCGAGGGACCGATCTGGACGTTCGGTGGAGGCTACTCCGATCAGTGGCGGCTCACGATGACCGACGACCGCACCGTGCAGGCCGGCGAGTTCCTCAAGTCCATGATCCACGAGAAGCGTTACGCCGCAGTTGCCAACGACATCGCCAACGACTTCTCCGCGGGCATTCTGGCATCCACCATCGCCTCGACGGGCGACCTGTCCGGCGTCACCGCCAATGCCGGTTTCGACTTCGGCACGGCCTTCCTGCCGACGTCGTCGTCCGGCGACCCCGGGTGCCCCACCGGTGGTGCGGGCCTGGCGATCCCCGCCCGGATCTCCGACGAGCGGAAGAAGAACGCCCTGACGTTCATCGACTTCGTCACGAACGGGGCGAACACCGCGTACTTCTCCCAGAGCGTCGGATACATGCCGGTGCGCAAGTCGGCCACCGAGGATCCGGAGATGAAGAGTTTCCTGGACGCCAACCCGAATGCCCGGACGGCCGTGGACCAGCTGGCGCACACGCGGTCCCAGGACTATGCGCGGGTGTTCGTCCCCGGCGGCGACCAGATCATCGGCACCGGCCTCGAACAGGTCGCGCTGCAGAACGCCGACGTGAGAAGCACCTTCGGCTCGGTGGCGGACCAGTTGCAGCAGATCATCGACCGCCAGATCTCACCCAAGCTGCCGCAGTGATGGCGGGCGTACACTTCTCGGGCGTCACCCACCGCTACCCCGGAGCGGACAAGCCTGCCGTCGACCTGCTCGATCTCGAGGTCGAGGACGGCGAGTTCCTGGTCCTCGTCGGGCCTTCCGGCTGCGGCAAGTCCACCAGCCTGCGGATGCTCGCCGGGCTCGAGGCCGTCGAGCGTGGCCGCATCCTCATCGGGGGACGGGACGTCACCCGGGTGCCACCGAGCGGCCGTGACGTGGCGATGGTCTTCCAGAACTACGCGCTGTATCCGAACATGACGGTGGCCGAGAACATGGGGTTCGCCCTGCGGAACGCGGGCGTGCCCAAGGCGGACCGCGCCCGGCAGGTCCTCGAGGCCGCCCGCATGCTCGAACTCGAGGAACTCCTCGACCGCAAGCCGGCGAAACTGTCCGGCGGGCAACGGCAACGGGTCGCGATGGGCCGGGCTATCGTCCGGCACCCGCAGGTCTTCTGCATGGACGAGCCACTGAGCAACCTCGACGCCAAGCTGCGCGTGAGTACCCGGGCCCAGATCGCGGCACTGCAACGTCGGCTCGGCACCACGACCGTGTACGTCACGCACGATCAGGTGGAGGCGATGACGATGGGTCATCGTGTCGCGGTCCTGCGGGACGGGGTACTGCAGCAGGTCGCCAGTCCTCGTGAGCTGTACGACGATCCGGTCAACACCTTCGTCGCGGGCTTCATCGGCTCACCGGGGATGAATCTCCTGGAGGCCCCGGTGGAGGACCGCAGGGCCGTCCTCGGCGACCTGAGGATTCCGGTGCCGGCCGGTGCGGAAGGCCGGGTCGTCGTGGGCGTTCGCCCCGAATCCTGGACGCTGGTCGGCGCCTGGCGCAAGGGCTCGCTCACCGCGAAGACGGAGATGGTCGAGGAACTCGGGGCCGAGTCGTTCGTGTACGTGGAGGGACCGACCGGCCGCATCGTGGTGCGGGTCGACCGGCACCGGCCGTTCGGACCGGGCGAGGAGCTGTACCTCCAGCCGCGGCCGGATCAGGTGTACTTCTTCTCGCCGACGACGGGGGAACGGTTGACCTGAGCGGGACCGTACGGCCCCGCTCAGCTCAACCGCTCACCGTCCGCGCCCGAACGCGAACGTCTCGGGGCGCGGACGGTGAGCCGGGTCCGGGTCACCAGATCCGTACGCGGCGTTCCGGTTCGAGGTACAGGGCGTCGCCGGGCCGGACGTCGAAGGCCTCGTGGAACGAATCGAGGTTCCGGATCACGCCGTTGCAGCGGAACTCCGGGGGCGAGCGCGGATCGACCGCCAGACGCCGGATCGCCTCGGCGTCGCGGGCTTTGGTCCGCCACACCTGCGCCCAGCCGAAGAACACCCGCTGGAGCCCCGTGAGCCCGTCGAGCACCGGGGGTTCGGTGCCGTCCGTCGCGATCCGGTACGCCTCGAGAGCGATGGACAGCCCGCCGAGATCACCGATGTTCTCGCCGATGGTGAACTCGCCGTTGACATGATGCCCGGGAAGGGCTTTCGGCTCGAACAGGTTGTACTGCGCGATGAGTTCCGCGGTGCGCTTGCCGAACTCGGCGCGGTCGGAATCGGTCCACCAGTCCACCATGTTGCCGTCGCCGTCGTACTTGGCCCCCTGGTCGTCGAACCCGTGGCCGATCTCGTGGCCGATGACGGCACCGATCCCGCCGTAATTGGCGGCGTCGTCGGCGTCGGGATCGAAGAACGGCGGTTGCAGGATGGCGGCGGGGAAGACGATCTCGTTCATCCCGGGGTTGTAGTAGGCGTTGACCGTCTGCGGGGTCATGAACCACTCGTCGCGATCCACCGGACCACCGAGCTTGGCCAGGTCACGGTCGTACTCGGCGGCATAGCCGCGCCGATAGTTGCCGACCAGATCGTCTTCCACGATCACGACACGCGAGTAGTCGCGCCAGGTGTCCGGGTAGCCGATCTTCGGAGTGAACTTCTCGAGCTTGGTCAGGGCCGCTTGCCGGGTGTCCGGCCCCATCCAGTCCAGGGCCGTGATCGACCGGCGGTACGCCTCGATGAGGTGCGCGACGAGTTCGCGCACCCGTACCTTGGCGTCTCCGGGGAAGTGCCGCTCGACGTAGATCTTGCCCACGGCCTCGCCGAGCAGGTCCTGTACCAGCGAGACGCCGCGCTTCCACCGTTCCCGGTTCTCCTCCGCGCCGGTGAGGATGCGTCCGT
This genomic interval from Rhodococcus triatomae contains the following:
- a CDS encoding ABC transporter substrate-binding protein, producing the protein MNRRNFLGLAGAVAAGAALTACAGTGSSSGESGDANTITFWSNHPGKSQDVERELIARFEAQHPDLTVDLVTGGKNYEEVSQKFNAALSGGELPDVIVLSDVWWFNYALTGAITPLDGLFDEVGVDSGDYVDSLLADYLFQGEHFALPYARSTPLFYYNRQIWEQAGLPDRGPATWAEFDEWGPELQRVVGGGKFAHGWGNATDYLGWTFEGPIWTFGGGYSDQWRLTMTDDRTVQAGEFLKSMIHEKRYAAVANDIANDFSAGILASTIASTGDLSGVTANAGFDFGTAFLPTSSSGDPGCPTGGAGLAIPARISDERKKNALTFIDFVTNGANTAYFSQSVGYMPVRKSATEDPEMKSFLDANPNARTAVDQLAHTRSQDYARVFVPGGDQIIGTGLEQVALQNADVRSTFGSVADQLQQIIDRQISPKLPQ
- a CDS encoding ABC transporter ATP-binding protein, translated to MAGVHFSGVTHRYPGADKPAVDLLDLEVEDGEFLVLVGPSGCGKSTSLRMLAGLEAVERGRILIGGRDVTRVPPSGRDVAMVFQNYALYPNMTVAENMGFALRNAGVPKADRARQVLEAARMLELEELLDRKPAKLSGGQRQRVAMGRAIVRHPQVFCMDEPLSNLDAKLRVSTRAQIAALQRRLGTTTVYVTHDQVEAMTMGHRVAVLRDGVLQQVASPRELYDDPVNTFVAGFIGSPGMNLLEAPVEDRRAVLGDLRIPVPAGAEGRVVVGVRPESWTLVGAWRKGSLTAKTEMVEELGAESFVYVEGPTGRIVVRVDRHRPFGPGEELYLQPRPDQVYFFSPTTGERLT
- a CDS encoding M13 family metallopeptidase, whose translation is MTTKSGIDLTHVDGDTRPQDDLFEHVNGQWLANYTIPADRAVDGAFRYLYDKAEEDVKTIILEASESSPPEGTDAQRIGDLYASFLAEDQVEEAGLTPIASELADVADAPDRVALAAVLAGLQRTGIGGAVGHYVDTDAKDSSRYLMHFTQSGIGLPDESYYREDEYAETRAAYVRHIGRMFTLAGLDHDPERVMALETKLAAGHWDVVRRRDAELGYNLLTFGELPEGFDWAGWTTALGGSGQDFAEIVVRQPDFLTTFAGLWQSESLDDWKAWAAWRVVHARAPYLTSALVDENFDFYGRILTGAEENRERWKRGVSLVQDLLGEAVGKIYVERHFPGDAKVRVRELVAHLIEAYRRSITALDWMGPDTRQAALTKLEKFTPKIGYPDTWRDYSRVVIVEDDLVGNYRRGYAAEYDRDLAKLGGPVDRDEWFMTPQTVNAYYNPGMNEIVFPAAILQPPFFDPDADDAANYGGIGAVIGHEIGHGFDDQGAKYDGDGNMVDWWTDSDRAEFGKRTAELIAQYNLFEPKALPGHHVNGEFTIGENIGDLGGLSIALEAYRIATDGTEPPVLDGLTGLQRVFFGWAQVWRTKARDAEAIRRLAVDPRSPPEFRCNGVIRNLDSFHEAFDVRPGDALYLEPERRVRIW